TGTGAAAGCCTCAGGTTCTTCAGCAGATTCCCAGGAGCATGTATACGCCCACCAGATGGTCCGCACTGACAGCAAAGCCCAGAAACTGGATGCTTTTCTCCAGCCGTCGGCCTCCACCAGTACTGCTGCCCAGAGTAAGCTAGAGAAAGTATCCAGCCCTCCAACTGCTGCTCAGAGTTCAACCCAGCCAGATGACACAGTATTGCTGAATGCTATGGATGTTCTGGAGCAGTGTGTCACTGAAGATCCACAGATAGACACTCAACATCCCCCTGATGATGCACCACCCAGGTGAAATGCCGTTTTTGCAACTAGTCTCCCGTACAAACTTCTCAGCttgtttctttcttccatgtattCTCGTCTCTGTACAGAAGAAGATTTTAGGATAAATCTGGTGTCTGTTTGGTGTTTCAGGAAAAGGCCTCATGTTGACGAAGTAAAGGAGGATTTGACAGCCGCTTCTCTGCCCAGGAGACGTGTCATTAAACTGACCAGCATAAAGGAACTTCGGGAGAATATTGAGCAAAAGACTCAAAAAGGTCATGcaacattaaaggtatagttcacccagaaatgaaaagtATTTAATTGCAAACCATTAATTTTGCACTTCGAATCTGTTGTATCCTCAACAGGTTTACAGGAGCTGCTACAGAATCACTCGTTTGTGGGCTCTGTCAGTCCTCAGTGGACTCTAGTGCAGCACCAGACAAAACTCTACCTACTAAACACAACCAAACTCAGGTTAGAATCAGATTAATATCAGTAGAATTATACTGATATAAGGATTTCTTATTagagatgcaccaatgtatcaAAGCAATTATTTGCTCTTTCGgacaattgtttaaaaacagctgatGATCAGGGCCGGTTGTTTCCTGCCAAAAGGGGTCAGAAAAGCATGTCTCTCTGACTTACTTTGAATTGGGTGACAATGTCATTGCAAAGAGAGTTGCAGTTTGTAAGCTCTACACTGTTAGAATTTCATGTTAAAACTTTAAACTAATTTGATTACTTACCTTAAAgctcaaatcttttttttcttcattttttaagATAAAGCCTTGGCTAAAAAGGGACAAGCTTCgttcagaattcagttaaagggatagttcaccccaaaatgaaaattctctcatcatttactcacactcatgatatcccagatgtgtatgactttctttcatctgctgaacacaaatgaagatttctagaagaatttctcagctcttttggtccatacaatgcaagtgaatgggtgccaaaaatttgaaagctccaaaaatcacacaagtcagcataaaagtaatccatatgactccagtggttaagttcatatcttcaggagcgatatgataggtgtgggtgagaaacagatcaataattaaaatgttttttttttataaattctcctcactgctcagtcagtctccactttaacttttagtTTCATagtcttcttcttgtgtttatggtgattcacattcttcgtgcatattgccccctactgggcaggagaagaatttctagcaaaaaattactttaatactgacccgtttctcacccacacctataatttcagtactgaagatatggattaaaacactggagtcttatggatcacttttatgatgcctttatgtggtttttggagcatcaaattgttggcacccattcacttgcattgtatggacctacagagctgaaatattcttttaaaaatcataatttgtgttctgcagaagaacatacacatctgggatggcatgggggtgagtaaatgagagaattttcatttttgggtgaactattactttagtGTGTGTTAAGgacattaaaaataaagaaagaaagaaatcttaCTAATTTAATGTGAGCCTAACAAGAGGCTGTTCAGAATTCACTAATGTGAGTTAAGAATGTTAATGTGGGTTAATATTGTGCTTTTTGTTTTAAGtgtttgtttataactgagaccagttactcCAAAATATGAAAGATGTGCAGAGACATAGAGAATTaagttattatttaaatacatttcgaAGTTGTGTAATGAATGATAATCAAATTGGTGGTTTGAATCAAGGTAGCAttaaaaagcagaaccaccaaactatcggtATAAGCAAATGTTGTCctaaataatcagatatcggtattggcacacacattttttatcggtgcatccctatttctAATATCTTCTATTATTTTCTTGGAGTACATAGTATGCATCCCATTTTCTCCTTTCACATTTTCAGTCAGGAGCTGTTTTACCAAATTTTGATCTACGATTTTGGTAACTTTGGAGTCCTTCGATTGtcggtatgtttttttttttttgtaggttaGTTTTGCTATACATTACATGTAATTAGAAATTGTATGTTTACTAAATGTTATTTCTGAGTCCATTTGAATTAAGTTGTGTTATTTAAGAATCCTGCTCCGCTGTATGACTTGGCCATTTTGGCTCTGGATTCAGAAGAGAGTGGATGGACAGAGGAGGACGGCCCAAAAGAAGGACTGGCCCAGTATATTGTGGATTTCCTGAGGCAGAAAGCTGAAATGCTGGAAGAGTACTTTTCCCTGGAAATTGATGGAGTGAGTCACAAACTCTACACTTGCCTCTATATATTAAAGCAGTTAGCCACAAAAGGCAGTCAGTTACACACATGgcaaagtaccatggtaaaaccactgTAATGTGCAGCCTTGTGCGGCTAGGACAGCAATCTGATAAAAGACACTAGTGTTTAGTaagtagttatttttttaaaacatttaacaacaaTAAATGgttcttctgccaagtaatatagttcactATCCTAATTTTAGGTGATTACCAAACAACGAATGAGAATATGCAAATAAGCAGTCACAGTTGTGCATTTATTGGCATTTGACATTACTTTTGAATGTTGTTCATCCAATCGGAATTATCTGGTTTGTAATTACACATTACGTTTGTTGTGCTGCAGTAGACAACAGTTAGCAATATGTAGCTATTTGAACTGCAGTTGTTTGTTATAAGGGACTAACATACTGGTACTTCATCATTAATTAAGAACTATTTAGCATTTTGTCTTGTGTTTTATTATAGGAAGGGAATTTGACTGGGCTACCGATGCTGCTCGACAATTACACTCCTGCCATGGAGGGACTTCCAATGTTCATTCTGCGTTTAGCCACCGAGGTCTGCGTTTCATGATACCATAGTATATTGGGTTGTGTATATAATGGACATGAATGTTAAAATGAGAAGGATTCAGACTTGTGGGTTTTagctaaattaatacaatttcttGTTGCTATTTATATCTGATGAATGATGCAGGTGAACTGGGATCGAGAGAAGGATTGTTTCCATGACTTCAGTGTAGAATGCAGCCACTTCTATTCCATAAGGAAACGGTACACACTGGAGCCAGATGCAGAAGAGCCTCAGGTagtgcactgcacacaaatagcAGACAAGGAACTGTGGATAGTAAGCATTTTAGGGATACTTGGCCGTTTTCAGAAAAACGTGTTTCCACTACCACACACTATTTCTGCGGTATATAGTATGGATACTGTGTGTAGTatacacattttctgtatgcatacaATAACTGAACTACATTTGctgaaatgtgcagtatacaaaaaacaaactccccTGGGTATGTTATCTCACAATGACTTCCAGGATGACTAATTAATTGGATCAGACATGAATTTAACTTCTCTTTCTTGACTCAGTATTTGATAGAGCTATAAGGAGAGCCGATTAAACAAAATTACCATTTTTAATTGATAACTTGATGCCACTCACTGAATTGAACATGCAATGGGattaaaatgagtttttaaaAAGTAGCAGACAGTTaaatactgcacagtattcagtaTGAAGCAAGTGTTCCAGACTTTAATGGTTTAATTACTTCTAGGATGTGGAGACAAGGTGGCAGTGGAAGGTGGAACACATAATTTTCAAAGCTCTTCGCACTCTCTTCAGTCCTCCAAAACACTTCAGTGAAGATGGCAGCGTTCTCCAAATTGCCAGTCTGCCTGAACTCTACAAAGTGTTTGAAAGATGCTAAAACACAGTACATTGTTGTTCTGTTTTGTAATGCCAATGGTATACTAACATAAATGTCTGTCTGGATTAAAATGTACTTTCATTTTAAACAGACTGTCATCCCGTCACAGTGCAGCTCTCCGTTGACCAGCTAATATTAACCTGTGGATTTGTTTAAATTGGTACTCCAGATAAAAAAAGTTACTGTGTCTGACTGTTTTTGGAAATTattaaacacaaacattttcatattATTGACTGAACTGTTTTTGAAAGTGTGAACCCATATAAATATTCCTGCTTAATTCAATGTCTGCATAAAAAGAATTCaaatgcaccattaaacttatTAATATTGATTTCCATAAACACTAACCTTATCAGAGTCTTATTAACATGTGCACTTTCATAAAACACAGTGAGCTTTAGATGCCAAGTAAAATGCTTGTACACAAAATCCTGTtttaaagtaatttctgcaccacttgcattactaaatatcaatatatagaaatagcagaaattacacacttcaccttgaaAGTTTCCTTTATATGTCTAAAATAATTAAGGCAAGGCAGATAAGTTAACATTGTAAATTGTGtagtttatttacagtatacttTTGCAGTTGCTTTAGTCACAATTACTGTGCGTTTGAAGTGTCAGACAGTTTCTAGTGTGATTAAAATGCTGCAccaaacctgaatacattagcATTGTGAAAGGCATCAAGTGGCATTTGGGACAAATCTGAAATCTAACAAAACAAATGTAGGCCTCTTGCTGAGATTTACTAAAATCTTCGCATTTAGTGTAAAAATGATATAGTCAATTGTGACAAAGCACTTTAATCCTAACAAAATTCAATGTGCCCTGCAGTCATAATTCATGAATCACCCACCAGTTCATACTGCATtttcatttacacatttattttaaagaattttttaaatatttggaacaaaaaggaaaaaaacacaaacatttgaaaCCGTAGCAGACATGatggatttttatatattttcaactCATGGCTGTACCCTTTATTAAACACATTACTATTTTGTACCGGTAGAGATATTTTTTCCCTCTATAGTGTTATAATGCATTTAACCCTCATTTCTCCCTTTGAAGGCACATTGCTGTGTAAGCCTTTATGCTGAGGGCACTGAAACAGtgtgaatttacattttaaaaagcgcttccatACTTGTGCAACTTATAAAAAAGCACCCAGTCTGAGCAATGAAACCTTAAATGGCAAACATGATGTACAAAgctttcaaaaacaacaaaaccaaaGTACAATGTCCTCAGgttgagaaaagaaaaaatatgttAACCACAATGGTTTAGAGGCTCCCTCCCTGATCATATCACCTTAGTAGGTCaatattatcaatatttttaccatAAGAGGCTAAGAGATGAGGTTAAGGGCAGGCCTGCACATTTCTTTTTGGTTTCCTATGGTAAGGTGTTGGAGAGCAGTGCTGGAAGTCGAGTCTCTTTACTGTTGGGACAGAAGAGCATTTCTGTTTGCTTTCATCTTTTCCAGACGCTTTACAAGATGGTTGTTGGTCATTTCCATTTCTTCTATCTTGTCCAATGCTGTACGAAGCTGCAAATTAAAAAGATATGTGTCAAGATGACTTGGCATTACTTGGACTATAAAAATTCATATGAAAAGCGTCATGACTTTCTCTATGATTGTATTTAGTATTGGTTTACATTCAGGTTTCCCTACACCTTTTGACCAACttcaatgactttttttttttttttagttattcaTGATGACTGGATGAGTTTTGAATATCATTTAATAGAGATTGCTGGAGCACACATCCATTTGTCAGGTACCATTCATTGGAATTCTTGGATTTAAGCAATTATACTAGTGGACATTTATGCTTTtagtgcacatactgtatgtcttcaataagacaaaaaatgtcATGAGATTTGAATGCAGCTCAGTTGAGGATTTTTGCTTTCTAAACCCTGATGCAAAGTATGACTACAAAAATCACTtgtacatttccatgacttttaagatttcaTTCATTTCCATGATGTTTTACTACCTTAAACCACAGTACCATGATATTTCAAAATGTTCTATGACTATAGGAACCTTGATTATTTCATATGGGTCTAGGTCTGTAGCAGAGATAACTATTTTAACAGCAGGCTTCTCAGTGTTGGATTCATACCTCCCTCTGAAGTTTTCTTTTCTCTACTTTCAGTTCATCTTCTATTTTTTCAGCATTATCTGATGCAGCTTTATATCTGGACACCTGTCCTTCAAGTCTGTTTATCTGTaagacacaaaaaaacaaaacaattataacaCTTACTACAATActctgaatcagttcaaactctcCATTTCAATGAATTGACTCATAACTCGGATTCATTTGCATCATCACACAAAACTGTTCATGGAACTCTCTGCGTGGTATTATTCATATATAAaatggtgtaaatagcatctgccacacagtgcagccatttgcaccccaatagtctggtggaaccacagaaatatacaacaaactgaACAATAGACGTCGCTGCAGTGACGTGGGGTGTAAAAACGGTGTGTGAGTGTTCTGTTGTCCTAGTGACCACGGTTCGAATCCGCATTTTGTCCCCctctttttcccatccaatttcctgtttccacaatatttcctttaatactacttacaataatagataaaaatgaatataaatgttgatttcattgcattgatTTGTTCacagtgaatgtcggggagtgcagaaaAGGATGATCCGGAGTCTGGGTCTGTCAATTGCACTCGTTCCCGCGGCTCAGCATTGCATCACAGAATtactaatactgtagtaaccatgtttttttagcagaaaccatagttttaatgcaattaaccatggtgttagtacagtaatatggtggtaatatagtaaccatggttaatttcgtGGTTATTGTAAATttactaaaaataccatggttaaaccatggttactttagtaaaacaaggttattttttctaaggtaaggttaggtttgAGGTTAGGGgctaatgtagtgtgtctgttggactctaaataaacactgcagtgatgcccatatactgtatgttagtatttaaatatgggtgcaaatagtatcagACTATTTGCACAAGggtataaaaacacaaaaactggactgctgtcccccagtttgaaaacaaatgttgatcTTATCTTGTAATATTAATATCCAAGTGCCATCGACTGATGAACTCTACGAAATATATTAgcctaatcttttggtagaaaagatcccttttgcacagtactgtatgtagctaaatgttgttgtttattactatgtattagggctgggaaattaaatttctgcgattaatagttgactgtttaacgcaattaatgcagcATCCTTTCTTTTACTTCCTGAAACgtcactaatgtttttccacacttcctgtggctaaaattgcaatatatacattttcaagaGGCACACACCTGAATCAACTGCACATTgtggcacagaaactgattgtgtgaagcAGTGCACACTTATTCATTAAACACAACGCATGTCGCGGGCATAAAAAACATGagagcagatttactgtacgttgaatggagacttcacctgcaagtggtgagccaggtgtgggagagatacgggcaaccTGGCATATCTCTTTGCATCGCCTGAAAACGCtctctcactgtcatctgaacagTGTCAAATGTGAAACCGCGAGAGAGAGACCTAGCATGTGCGCAACAGAGAcagaacggcagccagagaaaataatagttttgaaatTTTAAACTTCAGTAAATTGAGCTTCAGCActgaatttgttttatatctgaatgtataataatgcattggcaatctAAAACCAAGTTCCTCTTGCCAATAAatcttgatatgaattgaatctgcccatttgatcctattattaaaaaactgtggaaaacatgccttgattatttttaactagattttcacTGTTATAGTTATTGCTTTAAACATTTAGAATTtttgctacaatggctgtttggttgaaatgatgttcccttttcaaatattattattattaataataataaacccttaaaatatatattttacattattttatcatATAAACACTAACAAAAACATTCCATGTGGTTTTATTCACAAAACACCCACTGATATGGTCACACATAACTACAACATAGAATTTTAAACAAACTCACATTTTGTTCCATTGTTGCCATTTCCTGTTCAGCCTTTGAGAGCTTAAATTTATATTCACTTATTTGCCTATTGGAGTCCCCTACAAGAAACAGAGAGAAGTGTTAAAGCATGTGTGTCTGCTGTAAATGTAAAGTATACTAATGCAGACATCATAATGCACGTCATACTCTGCATCTCGATGAAATGTAGATCAGTGCCATTCTCCATTCGTTCTCCCTCTGTGTAAACGCCGTCAATCTTTGAGTGTTTCTGTCTCTCTTCTTCCAACTGCATCTTCAGTTTTCTGATCTAATAGAGCACAGAGCGCATGCTACTTTAATTCAGCTatgccaaatttttttttttatacaattctgatttcattggacagtggggtccaaaagagaccacagaggaaaaaaaaagaaaaaaaaattttttgggggAGGGGTATACCAAATACTGAGATTTTCTGAAATTCTGCAGAATTTTTTCAATGAAACtttttattccaattttttgtgctgataatataatttgtaagaaaaaaacaaaacaaaaaacaaatagaaGCACTTTCCCCAAGTGATCTCAGACTTCTGgacctcattaaatattcatacCTGGACCAAAAGTTCATCCTTTTCATCAGCAAGCTTTCGTAGTCTTACATCTGGGGTAAGAACATGTGAAAGAAGTGTTACAATCTCATTGTTGCATACTACAATAATGAATACACTTGACTGTATATTCTGAGGTTCACCCAAAGGTCCGTCTCCTGCTGACTCCAACACCTGTGCTGCCTCCTGTGTTACCACGGTGATGCCTGAGGTGAGGGATTCATGATTGACATCTCCATTGGGTGTGTCTTCGGGTATGATGACCAGCCCATGTTTCTGAGAGGGGCAGGAGAGGACACAATGAGGAACGAGCCTCAGCAGAGTATAAGAGCCCTTTGTGAGTGGATAGTGCAGTTTGTGTACGTGATCAGCACAATGAA
The genomic region above belongs to Myxocyprinus asiaticus isolate MX2 ecotype Aquarium Trade chromosome 23, UBuf_Myxa_2, whole genome shotgun sequence and contains:
- the mlh1 gene encoding DNA mismatch repair protein Mlh1, whose product is MAGVIRRLDETVVNRIAAGEIIQRPANAIKEMMENCLDAKATNIQITVKEGGLKLILIQDNGTGIRKEDMEIVCERFTTSKLQTFEDLSSIATYGFRGEALASVSHVAHVTITTKTADAKCAYRASYCDGKLKSSPKPCAGNQGTLISVEDLFYNVSTRRKALKSPSEEYSRIIEVVSRYAIHNSGKSFAVKKQGEMVADVKTLPNASVLDNIRVVFGVAVSRELIEVGCEDQKLAFKLKGYISNANYSVKKCILILFINHRLVESSALKKAIETVYTAYLPKNTHPFLYLSLEIAPQNIDVNVHPTKHEVHFLHEDCIIESVQKHIESKLLGSNSSRTYFTQTLLPGLSVSTSTVKASGSSADSQEHVYAHQMVRTDSKAQKLDAFLQPSASTSTAAQSKLEKVSSPPTAAQSSTQPDDTVLLNAMDVLEQCVTEDPQIDTQHPPDDAPPRKRPHVDEVKEDLTAASLPRRRVIKLTSIKELRENIEQKTQKGLQELLQNHSFVGSVSPQWTLVQHQTKLYLLNTTKLSQELFYQILIYDFGNFGVLRLSNPAPLYDLAILALDSEESGWTEEDGPKEGLAQYIVDFLRQKAEMLEEYFSLEIDGEGNLTGLPMLLDNYTPAMEGLPMFILRLATEVNWDREKDCFHDFSVECSHFYSIRKRYTLEPDAEEPQDVETRWQWKVEHIIFKALRTLFSPPKHFSEDGSVLQIASLPELYKVFERC